In Micromonospora ferruginea, the sequence CCAGGCCTCCCTGGACGTGCTCATCTCCGAGCTGACCGGCCAGGTGGTCGACGTCCGCCGGGCGCCCGGGGAGCCGGTGGCCGCGGTGCCCGCCCAGCCCGGCGCGGACGCCGCGGAATCGCTGTCCGCCGACGTGCACGCCTGATCGACGGGACGAGCCAGATGCGTGGTGACCTGGTCCGGAAGCTGATCGCCCGGGTGCTGGCGAGCGGGCTGGCGGTGCTGGCCTTCCTCGTCGTGGCGCTGACCGGCGCCACCGCCGCCGGCCTCGCCCTGGCGGTCGCCGCGCTGGCCGCCACCGCCTGGGAACGCCGGGTCCGGCCCAGCGCCGACGGTCTCGTCGAGACGGTGCTGGTGGCCGCCGGGATCCTGGTCGGCTACGCCCGCCGGGCCGACGACGGCTTCGACCCGGCGCTGGCCGCCACCGCCCTGGTCCTGCTCGGTCTGGTGCTGCTGGTGGGCCCGCTGCGCCAGGCCGGCGCGCTGGAGATCCGGGCGGCCAACCTGCCGGTCCGGTCCTGGGCCCCGCCGGTCGCCGCCCGGCTCGGTGACGCCGTGCTGGTGCTGCTCGCCCTGGTGGCGCTCGCCGCCGCGCTCACCCTGCCGGCCTGGTTGCCGCTGGCCGCCACGCTGCTCGTCGGCGCCGGCTGCGCCGCGGTCGCGCTCGACCTGGCCCGGCGCCGGTTCCGCCCGCCGGCCGGTGGCGGTCCGATCGGCCGGGCGTTGCGCCGGCACCAGCCCGAGTTCGTGCTGCACTTCTCCGCCCCGCCCGGCTCGGAGTACCAGGTCACGATGTGGCTGCCCTACCTGGAGCGGATCGGCCGGCCGTTCCTGGTGGTGCTGCGCGAGCCGGAGTTCCTGTCCACGGTGGCCGCCGCGACCCGCGCGCCGGTGGTCCTCTGCCCGACGCTGAAGGCGCTCGACGAGGCCCTGGTGCCCAGCCTGCGCGCCGCCTTCTACGTCAACCACGGCGCGAAGAACGCCCACGTGATCCGGTTCCACCAGCTCACCCACGTGCAGTTGCACCACGGCGACAGCGACAAGGCGCCCAGCGCCAACCCGGTGTCCGCCATCTTCGACAAGATCTTCGTGGCCGGACCGGCGGCGATCGACCGCTACGCGCGCGCCGGCGTGGAGATCCCCGCCGAGAAGTTCGTCGTGGTCGGTCGCCCCCAGGTCGAGGCCATCGAGGTACGCCGGGAGCCGGCGCCCGCGTCGGCCCACCCGACCGTGCTCTACACGCCGACCTGGACCGGGCACCACGCCGACGCCAACTACTGCTCGCTGCCGGTGGCCGAGACGCTGATCCGCCGACTGATCGACCGGGGAGCGGCGGTGATCCTGCGCGCCCACCCCTACACCGACCGCAACCCGGCGTCGGCCCGGCAACTCGCCCGGCTCACCGAACTGCTCGCCGCCGACCGGGCGAAGACCGGCCGGCCGCACCTGTGGGGCGCGGCGGCGGCCCGGGAGCTGACGCTGACCGAGTGCGTCAACCGCGCCGACGCGCTGGTCTCCGACGTCTCCGGCGTCATCTCCGACTGGCTCTACTCCGGCAAGCCGTACGCGGTCACCGACACCGGCGCGGACGGCCCGCACTTCGTCGCGCGGTTCCCGCTCGCGGCCAGCGGCTACGTGCTGCGCCGGGACATGTCCAACGTGGACGAGGTGCTCACCGCGCTGCTCGACACCGACCCGAAGGTCGCCGAACGGTGGGCGGCGCGCAGCCGCTACCTGGGTGACTTCCCCGCCGACAGCTACGCCGAGGCGTTCCTCGCCGCGGCCCGGCGGGAGCTGGAACCGGACCTCGCCGTGCCGACGCCGCGCGCGGTCGTCTGACCCTTCACAGGTACGCGTCGAGCAGCGCGAGCACCGCGGCCGGGTCCTCGACGTGCGCGTTGTGACCCAGCCCGGGCAGGGTGGCCACCGGCACGCCCAACTCCTTGAGCTGCGCGTCGCTCACCATCGGGTCCAGCTCGCCACGGGCCAGCAGCACCGGCACGTCGACGGCGGACAGCAGGGCGGGCAGCCTCGGCTCCCCCACCGCGAAGGCGGCCGGATCCATGGCCAGCCGCCACCGACCGTCCCCCCGCTGGTCTCCCGTCGTGGTCACCTCCGTGGCGAGCGGCCAACGACCGTCACCCCACCGGTCACCGATCGGAGCCGACGGCCGGCGGCCGTCCCCACGCTGCCCGCCGGTCGTGGCCGGTGGTCGGCGGCCGTCCCCACGCTGGTCGCCGGTCGTGGCCGCTGGCCGACGGCCGTCCCCACGCTGGTCGCCACCCCGTCGGCCGGGGCTGTTCTCCCGGCGCAGGCCGGCGTCGACCACCGGATGGTCCGGGGCGAACAGCCCGGCGAGCCCGGAGACCCGCAGATAGCGACGGGCCGCCTCGTCCCGGGTGGCGAACCAGGTCACCGGCCGGGCGGCCAACTCGTCCGCCTTCGCCAGCTCGGCCGCCGACCAGGCCACCTTGATGCCGAGCCCGACCACGGCGTCGACGGGTAGGTGCCGTTGCCGGGCGGCCAGCGCCAGCGCCACCACGCCACCGAGCGAGTGCCCGAGCAGCACCAGCCGATCGTTCGGCCCCAACCGGACCGACCCGAGGCCCTCCGCGGCCCGCTGCGCCAGCGCCGCGAAGGAGTATTCGGGCAGCGGCGGTGACCAGCCGTGCCCGGCCAGGTCGGGAGCGAGCCAGCGGCGTTCCAGCAGCGGCGCCCACGGCAGCCACACCTCGCCGGTGGCGCCCATCCCGTGCAGGAGCACCAGGTGACGGGTCACCGTCGTATCGCCCATACGCCGCAGTCTGCCACCGCACGAACACGCCGCGCGAGACCCGCCCCGCTCCCCCTCCCCGTCGATCTTGCACTTTCGGCCCCTCTGACGCCGGATTCATCCGGTTATGACCGGGCCGAAACTGCAAGATCGCCGCTGGTTGTCGGCGGGCTCGTGACGAGCCGCTCGGCGGGAGGGGATGTGGTGAGTGGGTGCGGGGGCGGTCAGGCGCCCGAGGCGTTTCGGTGGGTCGGTTGGCGGGTGTTGTGGGAGCCTGCGGGGCTTCGATGTGCGCATGGCGAAGCGGGTGGAACGCGATGGGTGCCCATGGTGTGCCGGTGGCCTTCGGTGGGCGGGTGGGTGGAACACCGTGGCCGTCTGCGAGGGCGTGAGACCTCCACGGTGTTCCAGTGGTGCTCCGCTGGGCCGGCGGGTGGAACGCCAAGGCTGTCCGTGCGGGCCTGAGACACCCGTGGCGTTCCAGTCGCGCTCCGATGGGACGGTGAGTGGAACGTCATGGGTGTCTACGGGAGTTTGAGGCACCCATGGTGCTCCAGTGACGCTCTCGGTGGGGCTGTTGGGTGGAACGTCACGGGTGTCTGGGCTGGCCGGATAAGGCATGGTGTTCCGGTTGCGCGTCGGGTGGGGCGGGTGGCGGGTGGCACTGCGGTGGGATCTGACTGGGTGTGTCGGGTGGGTGGGGTGTCCGGTTCGGGGTGGTGGGTGGCACTCTGGCGGCGGAATCGGGGCGGGGTGCGGGGCGTTGTAACCGGGTGAACGACCGAGCCAGGCGACCGGGTGAACGACCCCGAGCCAAGCGACCGGGTAACGCCCCGAGTCGAGCGACCGGGTGAATGCCCCGAGCCGGGCAACCGGGCGAACGACCCGAGCCAGGTG encodes:
- a CDS encoding CDP-glycerol glycerophosphotransferase family protein; protein product: MRGDLVRKLIARVLASGLAVLAFLVVALTGATAAGLALAVAALAATAWERRVRPSADGLVETVLVAAGILVGYARRADDGFDPALAATALVLLGLVLLVGPLRQAGALEIRAANLPVRSWAPPVAARLGDAVLVLLALVALAAALTLPAWLPLAATLLVGAGCAAVALDLARRRFRPPAGGGPIGRALRRHQPEFVLHFSAPPGSEYQVTMWLPYLERIGRPFLVVLREPEFLSTVAAATRAPVVLCPTLKALDEALVPSLRAAFYVNHGAKNAHVIRFHQLTHVQLHHGDSDKAPSANPVSAIFDKIFVAGPAAIDRYARAGVEIPAEKFVVVGRPQVEAIEVRREPAPASAHPTVLYTPTWTGHHADANYCSLPVAETLIRRLIDRGAAVILRAHPYTDRNPASARQLARLTELLAADRAKTGRPHLWGAAAARELTLTECVNRADALVSDVSGVISDWLYSGKPYAVTDTGADGPHFVARFPLAASGYVLRRDMSNVDEVLTALLDTDPKVAERWAARSRYLGDFPADSYAEAFLAAARRELEPDLAVPTPRAVV
- a CDS encoding alpha/beta hydrolase, which produces MGDTTVTRHLVLLHGMGATGEVWLPWAPLLERRWLAPDLAGHGWSPPLPEYSFAALAQRAAEGLGSVRLGPNDRLVLLGHSLGGVVALALAARQRHLPVDAVVGLGIKVAWSAAELAKADELAARPVTWFATRDEAARRYLRVSGLAGLFAPDHPVVDAGLRRENSPGRRGGDQRGDGRRPAATTGDQRGDGRRPPATTGGQRGDGRRPSAPIGDRWGDGRWPLATEVTTTGDQRGDGRWRLAMDPAAFAVGEPRLPALLSAVDVPVLLARGELDPMVSDAQLKELGVPVATLPGLGHNAHVEDPAAVLALLDAYL